Sequence from the Brevundimonas diminuta genome:
CCGGACGACGCCGTCCACTGGCTGGATGATGCGGACTCCATCCTGGCCCTGGCCGCGCCGCTGCACCGCGCCCGGATCGCGTCGGCCTTGGCCTCGGGACAGCGTTGCGTCGGCGCCGCCTATCGCCGGGTGCGGACCGAGAATGGCCGCAAGGTCCAGCGACTGGAAATCCGGTTCGATGGCCTGGCGGGATGCCTGCGCACGCCCGCCGGCGGCTCGTCGCGGCAATATGTTGTGGTGTGCGATCAGGGCCGGGCGCGGGTGCGGCGGCTGTCGGGGCGCGAGGCGGCAAGGCTGATGGGCGTGTCGGACGATTATCGCCTGCCGTCCAGCGAAAGCGCGGCGCTGAAACTGATGGGCGACGCGGTCGCCGTGCCGGTGGTCAGGGCGCTGGCCGAAGGGCTGCTGGCGCCGGCGCTGATGGATCGACGCGCCGCCGCCTGACGCCGTCGACTGATCGCCAAGATACAAACACCCCCCGGGACATCGCCCGAGGGGTGGGAAAGCGTGCTCCTAGCGCTGGACCCACTGGCCCTGGGCGTTGCGGTACCATTGGCCCGAGGAGATGCGGGGCAAGAGCTGGGCCTCGAACATTCGGGCGCCGGCGACATCGGCCGAGGTGCCGGCGTCGGCGGCGCTGCGGGCGTAGGCGGCGCGGCGGCCGGAGTTGGTGGCGTCCACGGCGGCGCGCAGGCTGGCGTCCGAGGTCGGGGTGCGGAAGCCCAGATAACCATCGGCCTGTTCGCCCACGGTGCCGGCGGCCTTGGCCTGGTCGATCTGCGCCTTCTGGGCGCTGGTCTGGGCGAGGGCGGCGCCCGCGACGCCCAGAGCCGCAACGGCGGCGCCGATGACGAAGAGTTTGCGGAAGGTCATGTCAGCCTGTCCCTTTCAGAGAGAAGCGGGAAATCAGAAGAGGTTGGGGTTCTGCTGCAACAGCTGCTGCAGCTCCTGGTCCAGACGAACGCGCACGTCGGCGTCCAGCTTGGCGTAGATCTGGATCGGCGCGACCTCGAGACGGATGGTCGGGGCGCAGGCCGCGAGAGCGACGACGACGGCTCCGAAACCGAGGCCGGCCAGTTGGCGCTTGTGGATCATGACATGGGCTCCGGTTCGGCCGAGGGTGATGTCTCTAATAGCACGCCGTCCAATGAACGCGCGCTGAATGGTGAAGTTCAATCGGCAGGCGCCGGGACTGGCGCGGGCGTCGCCTCCTGCTGACCCTGGCAGGCGCGATTGACGGCCAGCAAATCCGAGATCAGCTGGTTGGCGTTCAGGGTCGTGTCCAGCGTCAGGTCGATCTGGGTGTTGGACGGCAACGGCAGTTTGCGGTTCAGGAACTGGCGGCTGATCAGTTCGCCGATCGTCAGGCGAAGTTCCTGGCGTTTGGGCGGATCGTGGCGGCCGCGGATGTGGAACAGGACCGCCAGACGCCCGCCGTCCAGGCTGTTCACATCGGCGCTGAGCTGATCGAAGGACAGGTTCTCCATCGCCTGATAGGCCAGGTCCTCGACGACGTTTTCGGACACCTCGCCGCCCCCGCCGCTGGCGGCGACGTCGGTCAGGACGTCCCGCTTGATCGACAGGCGGCCCGGCTGCACGGCCTCCAGCTTGCCGGCGGTGATCTTGAGCCCGCGCTTGGGGTCCATGATGAAGGGCAGGCGGCCCGAGACGACGGCGTCCAGCTGAACCTTGTCGTCAAAGCCGGTGTCGGCGACGATGTCGCCCAGTTGCACCCGGTCCAGCACGATCACGCCGCTGTAGGGCCGGGTCGCGTCCAGCGGGACGGTGAAGGGCTCGACCGAGACGGTCCCGCCGCCGGCGACGACCTGGGCGCCGTCGATCAGCACCCCGGCCTCGTTGATCGAGAAGGTCACATCCAGCGCCGTGACCGCCGTGCCGACGGCCAGGCTGTCGGCCGTCAGCTTCTGGTTCGGGGCGGTGATCAGGGGCGTCAGGCTGCTGAAGACGATGTCGCCGCGCAGGCCCTTTACCGCCCCGACCGGGCTGACGAAGTCCAGGCCCGGCGTGACCAGATGGCCGCTGGAGGTCGGTTCGGCGTCCTTGGTCCAGTCGAATCGCCCGTC
This genomic interval carries:
- a CDS encoding DUF1318 domain-containing protein gives rise to the protein MTFRKLFVIGAAVAALGVAGAALAQTSAQKAQIDQAKAAGTVGEQADGYLGFRTPTSDASLRAAVDATNSGRRAAYARSAADAGTSADVAGARMFEAQLLPRISSGQWYRNAQGQWVQR
- a CDS encoding YnbE family lipoprotein, with translation MIHKRQLAGLGFGAVVVALAACAPTIRLEVAPIQIYAKLDADVRVRLDQELQQLLQQNPNLF